In Paenibacillus sp. JQZ6Y-1, a genomic segment contains:
- a CDS encoding ATP-dependent DNA helicase encodes MTTLIEIPVRPLVEYVYRTGSIESGFRVAQSMQEGTRIHKQIQQGYDEHGEKEVHLKIEIPFRDLVFRIEGRCDGMWTDEHGLLTVDEIKSTSISAEDIGDGREVHWAQAQMYGHILAEQRELEQVRVQLTYVHKSSGRETKLERIRTRQELHDFAMDTLAKYAPYAEMLAEHRRRRNASIEGLPFPFSGYRSGQRQFAGAVYKTVGEKVNLFAEAPTGTGKTISTLFPVIKSIGSERAERLMYVTAKTVTRANAEDALQRMQQNGLHLHGVTITAKDKVCFCTADGMNGRENCAYIDGYYDRINEAILDMLTHETLMNREIIEQYAQKHTVCPFELSLDASYASDAVICDYNYVFDPRVSLKRLTDEQRKNTVLLVDEAHNLVDRGRNMFSAQLNKSSFLNLKRDFQTSSDPLSKIAGAINAYFLRLRKQMGEKDMISRSEAPEDLFKLLEEFVIRAEVTLLEQGADGEIELLLETYFATQTFLRIGRLYDLSSHITYVEVDGSEVLLRMFCIDPSLQLRQTAKGYRSVIHFSATLSPIRYYRDMLGAEEDDYNISIPSPFSREQLEVRIVPLSTRYRDRDKTRDELARLLAELVNGRSGNYLAFFPSYQYMRDVLEAFEALEPDSDILVQQSSMAEEERDKFLEAFRPDNERTLTGFAVMGGIFSEGVDLAGDRLTGVIIVGVGLPQLGPERELIREHFAREGHSGYNYAYVYPGMNKVLQAGGRLIRTEQDHGLLMLVDDRFLQNPYAQLLPPEWKPEH; translated from the coding sequence ATGACAACCCTGATCGAAATTCCAGTACGACCGCTGGTGGAGTATGTGTACCGGACGGGCAGTATTGAATCCGGCTTCCGGGTGGCGCAGTCGATGCAGGAAGGCACGCGCATTCACAAGCAGATTCAGCAGGGCTATGACGAGCACGGAGAAAAGGAAGTGCACCTCAAAATCGAGATTCCATTCCGTGATTTGGTGTTCCGCATTGAAGGCAGATGTGATGGGATGTGGACCGATGAGCATGGGCTGCTGACGGTGGATGAGATCAAGTCCACCTCCATTTCTGCGGAGGATATTGGTGATGGACGCGAGGTGCATTGGGCGCAAGCGCAAATGTACGGGCATATTCTGGCAGAGCAGCGCGAGCTGGAGCAGGTGCGCGTCCAGCTAACCTATGTGCATAAGAGCAGCGGACGGGAAACGAAGCTGGAACGGATTCGTACTCGGCAGGAACTGCATGATTTTGCGATGGATACGCTTGCCAAGTATGCACCATATGCGGAGATGCTTGCCGAGCACCGTCGCCGCCGCAATGCAAGCATTGAGGGGCTTCCGTTTCCATTTTCAGGCTATCGATCGGGGCAGCGGCAGTTTGCGGGAGCGGTATACAAAACGGTCGGAGAAAAGGTGAATCTGTTCGCCGAAGCGCCAACCGGAACAGGCAAGACGATCTCCACTTTATTTCCGGTTATTAAAAGCATCGGCAGCGAGCGTGCCGAGCGACTAATGTATGTGACTGCCAAAACGGTAACCCGTGCCAACGCTGAGGACGCGCTACAGCGGATGCAGCAAAATGGATTGCATTTGCATGGCGTAACGATTACCGCTAAGGATAAGGTCTGCTTTTGCACCGCTGACGGCATGAATGGACGCGAGAATTGCGCGTATATTGATGGCTACTATGACCGGATCAATGAAGCGATTCTCGATATGTTAACCCATGAGACGTTGATGAATCGCGAGATTATCGAGCAGTACGCGCAAAAGCATACTGTATGCCCTTTTGAGCTGTCACTGGATGCTTCGTACGCATCAGATGCCGTGATCTGTGACTACAACTATGTATTCGATCCGCGTGTCTCACTCAAGCGCCTGACCGACGAGCAGCGCAAAAACACTGTCCTGCTCGTCGATGAAGCACACAATCTGGTTGACCGCGGACGCAATATGTTTTCCGCTCAGCTGAACAAGTCGTCCTTTCTCAATCTGAAAAGAGACTTCCAGACGTCCTCTGATCCACTTTCCAAAATCGCGGGGGCGATCAATGCGTACTTCCTGCGACTGCGTAAGCAAATGGGCGAGAAGGATATGATTAGCCGTAGCGAAGCGCCGGAGGACCTATTCAAGCTGTTGGAGGAGTTTGTGATTCGTGCGGAGGTAACACTGCTGGAGCAGGGCGCTGACGGCGAAATTGAATTGCTGCTGGAAACGTATTTTGCTACCCAGACCTTTTTGCGAATTGGGCGGCTGTATGACCTGTCCAGCCATATTACGTATGTAGAGGTGGACGGCAGTGAGGTGCTGCTGCGCATGTTCTGCATTGATCCATCTCTGCAATTGCGTCAGACTGCCAAGGGCTATCGCTCGGTGATTCACTTCTCGGCAACGCTGTCTCCGATTCGCTATTATCGCGATATGCTGGGGGCGGAGGAGGACGATTACAATATTTCCATCCCGTCGCCATTTTCGCGAGAGCAATTGGAAGTACGGATCGTGCCGTTATCTACCCGTTATCGAGATCGGGATAAGACGCGTGACGAGCTGGCACGGCTACTAGCGGAGCTAGTTAATGGGCGCAGTGGTAATTACCTCGCCTTTTTCCCATCGTATCAGTATATGCGGGATGTGCTGGAAGCCTTTGAAGCGCTAGAGCCGGATAGCGATATTCTGGTGCAGCAGTCGAGTATGGCGGAGGAGGAGCGGGACAAGTTTCTAGAGGCATTCCGTCCCGATAATGAGCGTACATTGACTGGCTTTGCAGTGATGGGTGGTATTTTCAGTGAAGGGGTCGATCTGGCAGGCGACCGTTTGACGGGCGTGATTATCGTCGGTGTCGGCTTGCCGCAGCTTGGACCAGAGCGTGAGCTGATCCGTGAACATTTTGCACGGGAAGGGCATAGCGGGTACAACTATGCGTATGTATATCCGGGCATGAACAAGGTACTGCAAGCAGGAGGGCGCTTGATCCGTACCGAGCAGGATCACGGGTTGCTGATGCTGGTAGACGACCGATTTTTGCAAAATCCGTATGCGCAATTGCTGCCGCCGGAGTGGAAGCCGGAGCATTGA
- a CDS encoding S-layer homology domain-containing protein, translating to MNKSKLRSHQHRTLRRGACGWLALLLLLPSVPTHAESITRHGQVGQDTFLGGQYMELGISGSGTLGTTGNSPGGFHPGQLRQTIGLNTDSEGYDTGKDMSSGDYVLPGSPSEGFIVGYKPQSSSTSAKSFINEELNGNIEIPGTTQDISSDDQLAARTVGKTLDNALGVDQTISFKPGDSFYKTTITLTNTSVTDSVYDVHYMRFLDPDMDADLNNDNSTINWVPSNPPQDSDAIAVAMGNVSDNVFMYVASDKRAQASVGFSRDAYSEPAFRADGGQHTDAQLADDWLTLTFNAGDLKPGKSTELVFYSSVNPNMNAALSAIHADYQTAPEDLPTDIALSNDALTWDSAAGAVVGQLSATSSNPDDAFIFSLVSGEGSEGNTYFDINDNRLEVSNALVRGVSSYPIRVRVTGPEGGTFEKNFVIHATAPEQSSELTALSLQNGTLQPSFQPDVTSYTASMNADASNVTVFASVYDPESTLSVNGVAVTDEVYGTGELQYTAPLTDDLTTLEMKVTAPNGRSKTYNVDIIPASLQAPQQEAPATENPATPDSEPVTGTEPALGGAPLSDTPVSDTYVPAEAPITITFPFLPQLPIDPITNIPVILGGGTGNDGAGASRLDDVVSSGSSTSGSASTPATTDTAKTTNTSAKASTTADKGNTSKAAVVRKGYIQGYEDGTFRPDQQVTRAELAVMLQRLIGDNSDSSAVNFKDVPASYWASNGIQLVENNGWMKGYPDGSFQPGQALTRAELASLISRWKGLDSSDTSVATAADVQSNWAASDINKVVSAGLMKGFPDGKFYPNQPVTRAEVVTVLNRIQSSNAASGTAPSWKDVTPQHWAYDAINKASE from the coding sequence ATGAACAAAAGCAAGCTGCGTTCGCATCAGCACAGAACCCTCAGACGTGGCGCATGCGGCTGGCTGGCTCTTCTGTTATTACTGCCCTCTGTACCAACTCATGCGGAAAGTATTACCCGGCATGGACAAGTTGGTCAGGATACCTTTTTAGGCGGTCAATACATGGAATTAGGCATTTCGGGCAGCGGTACGCTGGGAACCACCGGCAACAGTCCCGGAGGCTTTCACCCCGGACAGCTTCGCCAGACCATCGGTTTGAACACAGACAGTGAAGGTTACGACACTGGCAAGGACATGAGCAGTGGAGATTATGTACTGCCCGGTAGTCCATCAGAAGGCTTTATCGTCGGATACAAACCACAATCCTCCAGTACATCCGCCAAAAGCTTTATCAATGAAGAATTAAACGGCAATATTGAAATCCCCGGTACAACGCAAGATATATCCTCGGATGACCAACTTGCCGCACGCACAGTCGGCAAAACGCTAGATAACGCCCTAGGAGTAGATCAAACCATTTCATTCAAACCAGGAGATTCCTTCTATAAAACTACTATTACTCTGACTAACACCAGCGTAACCGACTCCGTTTACGATGTTCACTATATGCGTTTCCTTGATCCTGATATGGATGCTGATCTGAACAACGATAACAGCACCATCAACTGGGTTCCTTCCAATCCACCACAAGACTCCGATGCGATCGCCGTAGCGATGGGCAATGTGAGCGATAATGTATTTATGTATGTAGCAAGCGACAAGCGTGCACAAGCATCCGTCGGCTTCAGCCGTGATGCTTACAGCGAACCAGCTTTCCGTGCAGATGGTGGACAGCATACCGATGCACAACTAGCGGATGACTGGCTGACCTTAACCTTTAACGCTGGCGATCTCAAGCCGGGCAAATCGACTGAACTGGTCTTTTACAGCAGTGTGAACCCGAATATGAATGCTGCATTGTCCGCCATTCATGCGGATTACCAAACAGCACCAGAAGACCTGCCAACAGACATTGCACTCTCTAACGATGCGTTGACTTGGGATTCTGCCGCAGGTGCAGTGGTTGGTCAACTAAGCGCAACCAGCAGCAACCCAGACGATGCCTTTATTTTCAGCCTTGTATCTGGTGAAGGCAGCGAAGGCAATACGTATTTTGATATTAACGATAATCGTCTTGAAGTATCCAACGCACTCGTACGCGGCGTAAGCAGCTATCCGATTCGCGTGAGAGTGACTGGACCAGAAGGCGGCACATTTGAAAAGAACTTCGTCATTCATGCTACCGCACCGGAACAAAGCTCCGAGCTGACAGCACTGTCGCTGCAAAATGGCACTTTACAGCCGTCATTCCAGCCAGATGTCACATCGTATACTGCCAGCATGAACGCGGATGCGTCCAATGTAACGGTATTCGCTAGCGTCTATGATCCAGAATCTACACTGTCCGTTAATGGCGTCGCTGTTACGGATGAAGTGTATGGTACGGGCGAACTGCAATATACCGCTCCACTCACAGACGATCTGACAACACTCGAAATGAAAGTAACAGCTCCAAATGGACGCTCCAAAACGTACAACGTCGACATTATTCCAGCGTCCCTGCAAGCACCACAACAAGAAGCACCAGCAACCGAGAATCCAGCAACACCGGATAGCGAACCTGTAACAGGTACTGAGCCTGCATTAGGCGGCGCACCACTCTCTGACACACCGGTAAGTGATACGTATGTACCTGCGGAAGCACCAATTACGATCACCTTCCCATTCCTGCCACAATTGCCGATTGATCCAATCACCAACATTCCAGTAATCTTGGGCGGTGGTACTGGCAACGATGGCGCAGGTGCATCCCGACTAGATGATGTCGTCTCGTCTGGCTCAAGCACATCCGGCAGTGCAAGCACTCCAGCAACAACGGATACAGCCAAAACAACCAACACCTCTGCCAAAGCTTCCACAACCGCAGACAAAGGTAACACAAGCAAAGCAGCCGTTGTACGCAAAGGCTATATCCAAGGTTATGAGGATGGTACCTTCCGTCCAGATCAACAAGTCACTCGTGCAGAGCTGGCTGTGATGCTGCAACGTCTGATCGGCGACAATAGCGACAGCAGCGCAGTTAATTTCAAAGATGTTCCTGCTTCCTACTGGGCATCCAATGGCATTCAGCTGGTTGAAAATAACGGCTGGATGAAAGGCTATCCTGATGGCAGCTTCCAACCAGGACAAGCACTGACCCGTGCCGAGCTGGCTTCCCTAATCTCGCGCTGGAAAGGTTTGGACAGCAGTGATACTTCCGTTGCAACAGCTGCCGATGTACAGAGCAACTGGGCAGCATCCGATATTAACAAAGTCGTTTCCGCTGGTCTAATGAAAGGCTTCCCAGACGGCAAATTCTATCCGAACCAACCGGTGACTCGTGCTGAAGTGGTTACCGTACTGAATCGCATTCAAAGCAGCAATGCAGCGTCTGGTACAGCTCCTTCGTGGAAAGACGTAACGCCGCAGCACTGGGCATACGACGCGATTAACAAAGCTTCGGAATAA
- a CDS encoding MarR family winged helix-turn-helix transcriptional regulator — translation MEDIKFEGISPVGEELLRAFRMFRKADWKQKGVDGYKPSEIMALICIGNQEDCKSCGIQVSELSRMLRVTSPTVTQLIKGMENDGLVERNMDPSDRRAVRVTLTDRGETIMEQSLSGFKRSFEGLVEYLGEEDSRKLAQLLGRAYQYFEERVFEPLEPTQKGDGRG, via the coding sequence ATGGAAGATATAAAATTTGAAGGAATCTCGCCGGTGGGCGAAGAACTGCTGCGCGCGTTTCGGATGTTCCGAAAGGCAGATTGGAAGCAAAAAGGCGTGGATGGTTATAAACCGAGTGAGATTATGGCGCTGATTTGTATTGGGAACCAAGAGGATTGCAAAAGCTGTGGGATTCAAGTATCCGAATTGAGTCGCATGCTGCGAGTAACCTCACCGACCGTCACCCAATTGATCAAGGGGATGGAAAATGACGGGCTGGTGGAACGCAATATGGACCCAAGTGACCGTCGTGCGGTTCGTGTGACATTGACCGACCGAGGCGAAACCATCATGGAACAATCGCTGTCTGGGTTTAAACGTTCATTTGAGGGATTGGTTGAATATCTAGGCGAGGAAGATAGTCGCAAGCTGGCACAACTGCTTGGACGTGCTTATCAATATTTTGAAGAACGAGTATTTGAACCGCTGGAGCCTACCCAAAAAGGGGATGGTCGAGGATGA
- a CDS encoding ABC transporter ATP-binding protein, with protein sequence MTRMLRLLRPYYGAAIFILLLTFVQTMSELYLPTLMADIVDTGIMSGNIPYIWNIGIYMLIVAAIGMICSISASFFSARVSLGFGRDLRSRIFAHVEHFSLQEFDTIGTASLITRTTNDITQLQQVLTMMLRMMLMAPLMMLGGIIMAVSKQGQLSLIFIVAIPILGLTIWLIGRQGFPLFKVIQQKLDRLNMVIRENLTGIRVIRAFNRDRYENTRFDGASRDLADTAIRVNKLMALMMPMMMLILDLVIIAIVWFGSIEIDHGQMQVGDLMAFVQYATQILFSFLMLSAIFIMVPRAMASISRINEVLDMQPDIVDPTQPTTAGQSTTAAVLEFRNVEFYYPGAEQPALRQISFTAKRGEVIAIIGGTGSGKSTLVNLIPRFYDVSDGSILINGVDIREMKQAELRQHIGYVPQKALLFTGTITDNIRYGASEATADEIRHAAVIAQADEFISAMPDGYESMIAQGGTNVSGGQKQRLSIARALVRRPELYIFDDSFSALDFKTDARLRAALKTETTDSTVLMVAQRVSTVRDADRIIVLDNGAIVGMGNHHELMEHSEVYREIVSSQLSEEESA encoded by the coding sequence ATGACCAGAATGCTTCGTCTATTGCGGCCTTATTATGGGGCCGCAATTTTTATTCTCTTATTAACATTTGTTCAAACAATGTCTGAACTGTATTTGCCGACCTTGATGGCGGACATTGTGGATACGGGTATTATGAGCGGGAATATTCCGTATATATGGAATATCGGCATTTACATGCTAATTGTTGCAGCAATTGGAATGATTTGTTCCATTTCGGCAAGTTTTTTTTCAGCGCGCGTATCGCTCGGCTTCGGACGTGATCTGCGTAGCCGTATTTTTGCGCATGTAGAGCATTTTTCGTTACAGGAATTCGATACAATTGGTACCGCTTCCTTAATTACGCGCACGACGAACGATATTACGCAATTGCAGCAGGTTCTGACCATGATGCTGCGTATGATGCTCATGGCGCCGCTCATGATGCTGGGCGGCATTATTATGGCTGTCTCCAAGCAGGGACAGCTGTCGTTGATCTTTATCGTAGCGATTCCGATACTGGGACTGACTATTTGGCTGATCGGACGGCAGGGCTTTCCATTATTCAAGGTGATCCAGCAAAAGCTAGATCGACTGAATATGGTTATTCGCGAGAATCTGACTGGTATTCGTGTCATCCGTGCCTTTAACCGAGATCGGTATGAAAATACACGCTTTGACGGTGCGAGTCGTGATCTGGCGGATACCGCCATTCGCGTGAACAAGCTTATGGCATTGATGATGCCAATGATGATGCTGATTCTTGACCTAGTAATTATCGCGATTGTCTGGTTTGGCAGTATTGAGATTGATCATGGACAGATGCAGGTTGGTGATCTGATGGCATTTGTTCAGTATGCGACCCAGATTCTGTTTTCCTTTCTGATGCTGTCAGCGATCTTCATTATGGTGCCACGGGCGATGGCTTCGATCTCGCGTATTAATGAAGTATTGGATATGCAGCCAGACATCGTTGACCCTACGCAACCGACTACGGCTGGACAAAGTACAACTGCGGCAGTGCTAGAATTTCGTAATGTGGAATTTTATTATCCGGGTGCAGAACAGCCAGCATTGCGTCAGATTTCGTTTACGGCAAAACGCGGTGAGGTGATCGCGATTATCGGCGGTACTGGCTCAGGCAAATCAACGCTGGTGAATCTGATTCCGCGCTTTTACGATGTGAGCGATGGTTCCATTCTGATCAATGGGGTGGATATTCGCGAGATGAAACAAGCAGAGCTGCGCCAACATATTGGTTATGTACCGCAAAAGGCGCTGCTGTTCACAGGCACGATTACGGATAATATTCGTTACGGTGCGAGTGAAGCGACAGCGGACGAGATCCGCCATGCGGCTGTCATTGCACAGGCAGATGAGTTTATCTCTGCTATGCCGGATGGATATGAATCGATGATCGCACAGGGCGGCACAAACGTCTCTGGCGGGCAAAAGCAGCGGCTGTCCATTGCGCGTGCACTGGTGCGTCGCCCAGAGCTGTATATTTTCGATGATAGCTTCTCAGCACTGGATTTCAAAACGGATGCACGTTTGCGCGCGGCGTTGAAGACGGAAACGACTGATTCTACAGTGCTGATGGTCGCGCAGCGAGTGAGTACGGTTCGCGATGCCGATCGCATCATCGTCTTGGATAATGGCGCTATTGTTGGCATGGGCAATCATCACGAATTGATGGAGCATAGTGAGGTCTATCGTGAAATTGTATCGTCGCAGTTGTCGGAGGAGGAGAGCGCATGA
- a CDS encoding ABC transporter ATP-binding protein, with protein MNQQQPKRPPSRRPSGGPMGGPPGGHPGMMMPGDKPKNFGRTLRRLLRYLKPHRLQLTGVLVAAILSTLFSIISPRILGMATDELFNSVSSGREINFGWISRLLLMLAGLYICSALFSYIQQFWMAGIAQNTVYEMRREIKRKLTRLPLSYYDRHSHGEVLSRVTNDVENINTTLQQSLTQTITSAVTLVGVIIMMLSLSPLITLITVLTIPLSLIATIFVAKRSQKHFAGQQAALGELNGHVEEMYTGHPIVKAFGQEQQSLTQFDTLNDRLYQSGWRAQFISGIIMPLMNFVSNIGYVLICVVGGIMVTRGAIGIGGIQAFIQYARQFSQPITQLANITNIIQSVIASAERVFEVLDEQEEVQPAPAAAEVDSDSIGKTSATTVGSQRAVRGDVTFEHVQFGYKPEQLLIGDMSISVQAGQTVAIVGPTGAGKTTLINLLMRFYELNGGRIMIDERDITDMPRGELRSLFGMVLQDTWLFSGTIRDNIAYGREGASMEQVVQAAEAARADHFIRTLPDGYDTVLNEEASNISQGQKQLLTIARAILADPSILILDEATSSVDTRTEVLIQQAMNELMRDRTSFVIAHRLSTIRGADLILVMNHGEVIEQGTHDQLLEQNGFYADLYNSQFSDQAVG; from the coding sequence ATGAATCAACAGCAACCCAAACGACCACCTTCCCGCAGACCATCGGGCGGACCGATGGGAGGACCTCCTGGCGGTCATCCAGGCATGATGATGCCGGGCGATAAACCGAAAAACTTCGGTCGTACGCTCCGCCGATTGCTACGTTACTTGAAGCCACACCGTTTGCAATTGACGGGTGTGCTGGTGGCGGCAATTTTGAGTACATTGTTTAGTATTATCTCGCCGCGTATTCTAGGGATGGCGACGGATGAATTGTTTAACAGTGTGAGCAGTGGGCGAGAGATCAACTTTGGATGGATCTCGCGTTTGCTATTGATGCTCGCTGGATTGTATATATGTAGCGCCCTCTTTTCGTATATTCAGCAATTCTGGATGGCAGGCATTGCGCAGAATACCGTGTATGAGATGCGCCGCGAGATTAAGCGAAAGCTAACTCGTTTGCCGCTAAGTTATTATGATCGGCACAGTCATGGCGAGGTGCTGAGCCGTGTAACGAATGATGTGGAAAACATTAATACTACGCTTCAGCAAAGCTTGACCCAAACGATCACATCAGCGGTAACGCTGGTCGGTGTCATCATTATGATGCTGTCGCTTAGTCCGCTGATTACGCTGATCACTGTGCTGACGATCCCGCTTAGTCTGATCGCGACTATCTTCGTTGCCAAACGTTCGCAAAAGCATTTTGCCGGGCAGCAGGCGGCGCTGGGTGAACTGAATGGACATGTGGAAGAAATGTATACAGGTCATCCTATCGTCAAAGCATTCGGTCAGGAGCAGCAGTCACTGACGCAGTTTGATACGTTAAATGACCGACTGTATCAATCCGGCTGGCGCGCTCAGTTTATCTCCGGTATTATCATGCCGCTGATGAACTTTGTAAGCAATATCGGCTATGTGCTGATCTGTGTAGTCGGCGGTATTATGGTAACACGCGGTGCGATTGGCATCGGCGGCATTCAGGCGTTTATCCAATATGCACGCCAATTCTCGCAGCCGATTACGCAACTGGCGAATATCACGAATATTATTCAATCGGTGATTGCGTCGGCAGAACGCGTATTTGAAGTGCTGGATGAGCAGGAGGAGGTACAGCCTGCACCAGCTGCTGCGGAAGTCGATTCTGATTCTATAGGGAAAACGTCGGCTACGACGGTTGGTAGTCAGCGTGCAGTCCGTGGAGATGTGACCTTCGAGCATGTGCAGTTCGGCTACAAGCCGGAGCAACTGCTGATCGGTGATATGAGTATCAGCGTGCAGGCAGGGCAGACGGTAGCGATTGTAGGACCGACTGGTGCGGGCAAGACGACGCTGATCAATCTGCTGATGCGGTTCTATGAGCTGAACGGCGGTCGCATTATGATTGACGAGCGTGACATTACGGATATGCCGCGCGGAGAACTGCGCAGTCTGTTCGGTATGGTGCTACAAGACACATGGTTGTTCAGTGGTACGATTCGCGACAATATCGCTTATGGGCGAGAAGGCGCGAGTATGGAGCAGGTTGTACAGGCAGCCGAAGCGGCACGGGCGGATCATTTTATCCGTACGCTGCCGGATGGATACGATACGGTGCTGAATGAGGAAGCGTCGAATATTTCACAAGGACAAAAGCAATTGCTGACCATCGCGCGCGCCATTCTGGCTGATCCGTCGATTCTGATTTTGGATGAAGCGACCAGCAGTGTCGATACGAGAACCGAAGTGCTGATCCAGCAAGCGATGAACGAGCTGATGCGGGATCGCACCAGCTTCGTAATTGCCCACCGCTTGTCCACGATTCGCGGTGCCGATCTGATTCTGGTGATGAATCATGGCGAAGTGATCGAGCAAGGTACGCATGACCAGCTGCTAGAGCAAAACGGCTTTTATGCGGATCTGTATAACAGTCAGTTTTCCGATCAGGCGGTTGGTTGA